GGTTTAATGAAAGGTGATACTAAAGAGGCTGTTGCTGCAGGAGCACATACAATGTTTTTTCCACACGGATTAGGGCATATGATGGGAATTGATGTTCATGACATGGAAGATTTGGGTGAGAATTATGTCGGTTATGATGATAAAATAAAAAGAAGTGAACAATTTGGAACAGCATATTTAAGGCTTGGACGTAAACTTCAGACTGGTTTTGTTCTGACTGTTGAACCTGGCATTTATTTTATTCCGGCGCTTATTGATAAATGGAAAGAAGAAAGATTAAACTATAACTTTATTAATTTTGATAAAGTAAATCAATACAGAGATTTTGGTGGAATCAGACTGGAAGATGATATTCTGGTAACTGAAACCGGAAATCGTATTCTTGGAAAAAAGAGAATTCCTATAACAATTGACGAAGTAGAAAAAACTGTACAATCGAAATAGGTTTTTATGACTGCTTCAATAGTTTATAAAGAAAAGCTATTGTCATATAATATAATTGGAGAAGGGTTTCCAATTGTATTTCTTCATGGTTATTTAGAAACAAATGAAATATGGTCTGATTTTGCTTTAAAGCTTTCAGAACAATATAAAGTAATTTGTCCTGATTTGCCTGGGCATGGTAAAAGCGAAGAGTTTGAACAACAAACAATAGAAATAATGGCTGAGGCTGTTAATTTTTTATTGAATCAGTTAAAAATCGAAAAAATATTTTTAGTTGGTCATTCAATGGGTGGCTATGTTACACTTGCTTTTGCCGAATTATTTCCGGAAAAGATAAAAAGTTTTTGTCTTTTTCATTCACATCCTTTTGCCGATAATGAAGAAAAGAAAAATAACAGATTGCACGAAATAGAGCTGTTAAAAAAAGGAAAAAAGCATATTTTAATAAATATGGGAGTTCCTAAAATGTTTGCTCAAGAATATATAGATAAAAGAAAAGAACTGTTGGGGAAATCTTTGCAAATTGCTTCAAATATAACTGCAAGTGGTATGATCGCATGTTTAACTGCTATGATGAAGCGACCTGACAGATCTGTATTTTTGATGAATATTAATTTCCCTGTACTTTTAATATTAGGAAAACATGATGAATATTTTTCTTATAAAGATATTTCTGCATACTCAAATATTATTAAACAAATTAAAACAGTAGTGCTGGAAAAATCCGGACATTTGGGGATGTTTGAAGAGCCTGAAATTTCACTTCAGCTTTTATGCGATTTTGTTAAAAATAATTAGTTATTTGTTACCAATTTTTACCTTTTAACTTAGTATTTGGGTTAAGATTATTTTATTGAATATTGCAATAAGTTTTCGATATTTGCATATATGAGAGGTTTTAAAATAATAATTTGTATGGTTATAATGGCATTTTTTATGTCAGCCTCTCTGATTGCACAAGATAAAAGGTATGTTGTTGTAAAGGGTGGTTTTGGTTTGCCATTTGGAGCATATGGATTAAATGTTGAGTATAGATGGTATAATCTTGGTGGATATTTCGGAGCAGGATATATGAAGGCTCAAAACTATCGCGAAATAAATATTAAATCCACAATAAATTCGGCTTTGGGTTTAAAATATTATTTTTTTAAACCAGAAGATGGATGGAGACCAATTATTGGAATACATGCAGGATGGTTAAATAACTATTATCTTAATAAAATTGGTACAATGCAATATAATCCGACAGTATATGGCTTAGCTGGTATCGTGGGATTTGAATTAAGTGAAAAAATTGTAAGCCTTGAAATGTCTTTAGTTTTTGATCCCGGGTTTGCTATATTAAAACCAGAAACACATCCATATTATAAAGGTAAAATATATGTTACTCCAACAATTGGTGTTGGTGTAAATCTTTATGCATTAAAAAGATTTCTAAAAGGAGAAGATAAGAGCAAAACAATTAAAAATGTTGAGCCACAAGAATATGTTAACAGTAATTCGGTAGTGAAAAAACAGGCAGAAGAGAATCCTGTAACAAAATTGTTAGCTACAAAAATTGTTTCTGATTGTAATGATACACTAGGATTTAAAGCTGTAAAGAGTCTAATTCGGGATAAACATGGTAAATTACTTGCAGGAAAACAAATTGCAGAAGATTTGTATTTGTTTGTTCGTTTTCAACAAAACGGAGCAATTACAGGCCAGTCTTTGCAAATAACATATATAGATTCGACAAATAAATCAATTGAAGTGCAAATTGTTAAAACAAATAAACCAGAAGCTAATATTGAAAGTTTGTCAAGGTCGTTAGCTGCATATGAAGATGTTTCCGGATCTAATTATAAGGTTATACAGGGTAAGGCAACTATTTTTTATTATGGTAATGAAAGAAATGAAATGTCAATTAGGCTAACTGACCTTATAATGAGTCAGCAAAATAAGAATCAGCTTTATTATGATGAGATACTAATATGTATTTTAGCTGAAAAAAAATAAGCTATTTGAAAGTTTCTGTTTTGTGAAGCTTCTTTTCTCCGTTTATTGTTATGAAAATATTATAAGTTCCGTTAGGTAATTTGCTTATATCTATGTCATAAAATCCAAATGCATTTGGTTTAGGATTTGCTAATGTTAATATATTTTCTTTTTTGCTATTTTCAAAAATTATTTCTGAAACACCATTTAAGCCTGTCGCATTTATTGAGTATTTTACTGATTTTTCTGAATCTTTACTTGTTGTGTTTTCAGTTTCATGCTTTCTTAAATCTGTATTATTACTTGAGTTTTTAATAATGTTATTGTTTTTGATTTTTTCGGTATTTACATCAGCTACTATATTGTCTTTTTCGGTATTCTCAGAATTTATTGAAACAATAGCATTGTTACTGATTTTTTCAGATTCGTTATTTGTAATTTCTTTTTTTTCTGATATATTTTGATTTGTTATATTCTTTGTTCCAGTGTTATAATTATAGAAAATTAAGAACAAACCAAATATTAATACAGATAATCCTATTCCACCAATAAAATATTTTAATAATGGATTAGTAACCGAATATTGTGGTATTTGTTTTTCGATGCTCTCCCACATCGAATCAGGAGGACTTTTTTCAAAGTTTTCTGTTCGGTTAACAAAAAAATCTCCTACATCTGTTTTAGTGAACTCGCTCATAATTCTTAGTTTTTATACTATTTAACTGCTCTTGCAGTATTTTTTTTGCTTTACAATATTGTGATTTTGAAGTTGCAACTGAAATATTTAATTTCTCGGCAATTTCTTTATGACTATAGCCTTCGTATGCATATAAGTTGAAAATTAATCTTTTACTGTCAGGTAATTCTTGAATCATTTTCATTAAATCTTCAACAGATAAATTTGATATTGTTTCATTCTCAACTATGTCAATATTTTCTGTAGTTTCTTCATTTAGTTCCTGAAAATGGGCTCCAAATTTTTTTATGTAATCAATTGCAGAATTAACAACAATGCGCTTAATCCATCCCTCTAATGATCCTTCAAAACGAAATTTTGAAAGATTCCCAAATACTCTGATAAATCCTTCCTGTAAAATATCTTCAGCCTGATTATTTTTTTGTGCAAACCTTAAGCAAATGCCAAACATTTTAGATGCAAATTTTTTGTAAAGCATTTGTTGTGCTTCACGGTTATTTTGCAAACAGGCAGTTACTATTTCTTTATCAGTTAGCATCATTAATTAAGTTTCTTACTTATACCTTTCTAATTCTAATAAGTTATATGTTATTTATCTCTATCATTGACTTTTTTTCAACAGGTCTCTTTGATTCTTTATAATTAATATAACGGCCTAACAAATAGTTTAAAAATTTGTAAAAAATTATTAATCCTAGAATTACTAAAATACCTAACATTATTTCAGTAACAGTCCATTTAATATTTAAGAGCTGCGATAACATAATTTAAATAGCATTTAATAAAACAGTTGGATTACATTTTGGGAAAATAAAGTTAGAATAAGATTCATTGTTAATGCTTATTAAGCCAAATGATTTTGCTTTATCTAAAGCAGTTTTCATTAGTTCATCAGAAATTTCTGCAATGTTTTTGCCTTCCGGTGTTGTTACTTTGCAGTTATATGAAGTTAAAAATGAGTTGTCTGATTCCTTTTCACAACGTATAGTTTCTGGTTCGGGCCATAAAATAAATTCTGAATCACAAATCTCAGTTAATCCAAGAATGTCGGAACTGTCAATCCTAATGCCTTCTGAGAATGCTAGTTTTAGCTGTTCATCAGAAACAGTTAACTTGTTTTTATCTCCTGCAATATTGCAGAAATAAAGACAAATTGTTATGGGTTTTATGATATTTGTTTTCATTTCTAAAGTATTAACATTAATGTGCTTGTGAAAACCTTAATAGGAACAAAATAATTTATTGTAAATCCTATTAGTATAATAATTATGTTTATTGTTACTAATATATAAGTCACTTCACGTGGATGTAAACCTTTTTTTAACAATATATGATGAAGATGGTCTTTACCCGCAGTAAATGGCGATTTGTGTCGTATTATTCTTAATGCAAACACTCTTAAAGTGTCGAAAACAGGAAGAAACATTATACTTGAAATAGTGAAGACCATATTCTGTGATGAGTAAAACTGAGTTTGAGTATTAATATTTAATTCTATAGCTTTAATACCTAAAACTACAGTCAAAAACCCAAGAATTAATGCGCCTGTATCGCCCATAAATATTTTTGCAGGATTAAAGTTATAAACTAAAAATCCAAGAATAGCTCCTGCTACAGCAAATGAAAGTAAAGCAAATGAAGTGTGTTGAAGAGAAAAAAACACATAACCCATAACTCCAAAGTTTACTATTCCAATTCCTCCGGCAAGACCGTCTAATCCGTCAATTAAATTATATGCGTTTATTACTCCGACAATTACTATAATCGAAAAAATGTATTGAATTATAACAGGTAATTCGCCAATCCCTAGAAAATTATGAAATGAAGTAATTCTTATTCCGCCTGATACAACAATAAATGCAGCTATAATCTGAAGAACAAGTTTTCTTTTTGCTTTCATTCCTTTTATGTCATCAAAAATTCCTGTAACAAATAACACAATTGAACCGATAGAAATATAAAGAAAGTCGGAATTATTAAAAAAGCGGTACCAAAATAAGGAAGCAATAATAAGTCCTAAAAAAATTGCAATTCCACCAAGATTGGGAACTGACCTGGAATGAATTTTTCTGCTATCAGGAACGTCAACATAACCAAACTTAATACTGTATCTTATAATTGGTGGAATTAATAACGAGGAAATTAATACTGCTGTACCAAAAGCAATCAGGTGTTTGTATTCAAGTATCCAGTTTGGTAATTGGCTTAGAATTTCTTTCATGGCTTTTTTAGCAGAAATGTGTTTCTAATCCAAAGACAGCAAAAAGTAAAAAAAGGTTTCCGTGAGTAATAATATTTTATAATATATTTTGGGAAATTGCTTATTATAAGCAAAATAAGAAAGCTGAGAGGTAGTTAGAAGAGGTGTCTTTTAATTTATTTGAATACTATAATCTTCTAATCCCCATAAACCTTTTAGGATAAGCTGAATTTGAAAAATCTGTAATTGTTACCCCCCAGTGATTCTTTGAAGAAGAAGAA
The window above is part of the Bacteroidia bacterium genome. Proteins encoded here:
- a CDS encoding alpha/beta hydrolase, with product MTASIVYKEKLLSYNIIGEGFPIVFLHGYLETNEIWSDFALKLSEQYKVICPDLPGHGKSEEFEQQTIEIMAEAVNFLLNQLKIEKIFLVGHSMGGYVTLAFAELFPEKIKSFCLFHSHPFADNEEKKNNRLHEIELLKKGKKHILINMGVPKMFAQEYIDKRKELLGKSLQIASNITASGMIACLTAMMKRPDRSVFLMNINFPVLLILGKHDEYFSYKDISAYSNIIKQIKTVVLEKSGHLGMFEEPEISLQLLCDFVKNN
- a CDS encoding sigma-70 family RNA polymerase sigma factor, with product MMLTDKEIVTACLQNNREAQQMLYKKFASKMFGICLRFAQKNNQAEDILQEGFIRVFGNLSKFRFEGSLEGWIKRIVVNSAIDYIKKFGAHFQELNEETTENIDIVENETISNLSVEDLMKMIQELPDSKRLIFNLYAYEGYSHKEIAEKLNISVATSKSQYCKAKKILQEQLNSIKTKNYERVH
- a CDS encoding glutamine synthetase beta-grasp domain-containing protein is translated as MKTNIIKPITICLYFCNIAGDKNKLTVSDEQLKLAFSEGIRIDSSDILGLTEICDSEFILWPEPETIRCEKESDNSFLTSYNCKVTTPEGKNIAEISDELMKTALDKAKSFGLISINNESYSNFIFPKCNPTVLLNAI
- a CDS encoding undecaprenyl/decaprenyl-phosphate alpha-N-acetylglucosaminyl 1-phosphate transferase; its protein translation is MKEILSQLPNWILEYKHLIAFGTAVLISSLLIPPIIRYSIKFGYVDVPDSRKIHSRSVPNLGGIAIFLGLIIASLFWYRFFNNSDFLYISIGSIVLFVTGIFDDIKGMKAKRKLVLQIIAAFIVVSGGIRITSFHNFLGIGELPVIIQYIFSIIVIVGVINAYNLIDGLDGLAGGIGIVNFGVMGYVFFSLQHTSFALLSFAVAGAILGFLVYNFNPAKIFMGDTGALILGFLTVVLGIKAIELNINTQTQFYSSQNMVFTISSIMFLPVFDTLRVFALRIIRHKSPFTAGKDHLHHILLKKGLHPREVTYILVTINIIIILIGFTINYFVPIKVFTSTLMLIL